From Thermonema lapsum, the proteins below share one genomic window:
- a CDS encoding PAS domain S-box protein — protein MKGKAVQNKFPSIIRRRMFYSTAAATLLVMFAVWSSWRLWQTTEDEHAYIEEVLYPSQRHLLSVSRLVERTNQATLFRILFDDEKYELEHSRLWKYEIQPLMDSLQAQERTWHSVDDRTLLQDVTISLQKLYIQQFAFIKKYKIDKAFKSEQEMYEQALEEVKREGATPSLFNTPVVKDSLAEVAVTDSLPQELPEGFPSDGKESSLLDAPTETRTSNPLLQEYQRRVAPIADKVQAETARLLLNFDGQLRLSRELVARNRLLMIIEGVIVLIVLFVLMLLGSRWAYVRLSSGLRRLHHFFAELAQTNVPATVPVSQDELGRLCVDGIQIRENMQIIRNFAEEVAKGHLEAELEGLPEGEVAVSLKKMRQALIEVAQQERERSWITEGLNLFADILRRTDDVQAMYDELMRELVRYVGAQQAALFVLKSEEDEETHLELTSFYAFDRKRLMKKEISKGEGLVGQCWVEGNTIYLLKVPEQYVEISGGMGSEKPRSLLIVPLKARDRTLGVLELASFHPMGEKERRFVEELASDIGSTLFSLQSAEQTRRLLEESRLITEQMRLQEEELQKEINRLVGEVRQLKYESKEYRTLLDAIREKAIVMEFDSNGNFIYVNERFCEITGFEKEDLLGKSRMIYAPADADPAEFNLLWSQLSSGVYLEKELKRSRKDGTPFWLRAQLFPIHDEKGEFKKVLCIATDITGKVQSTQRMMRSQQELSAKQLAFERACISIETDKHFHILDINEYACRLLGIEREQALHAHLDELVLGRLDFDDLLRRLEQDEVVSGDVLMAAQDFQYKYVRLTAVAARNINQEIEHVFFIGLDLSADKHREIDLQAKVEALEKKVYRLERNIEELKQL, from the coding sequence ATGAAAGGCAAGGCGGTTCAGAACAAATTTCCTTCTATTATTCGCAGGCGCATGTTCTATAGTACTGCTGCGGCTACCCTCTTGGTGATGTTTGCAGTTTGGAGTTCGTGGCGCTTATGGCAGACTACCGAGGACGAGCATGCCTACATAGAAGAAGTGTTGTACCCTTCGCAGCGGCACTTGCTTTCAGTGAGCCGTTTGGTTGAGCGTACCAACCAAGCCACACTTTTTCGCATCTTGTTTGATGATGAAAAATATGAACTGGAGCATAGTCGGCTGTGGAAATATGAAATACAACCCCTGATGGATAGCCTCCAAGCGCAAGAGCGCACTTGGCATAGTGTTGATGACCGCACCTTGCTCCAAGATGTAACCATCAGCCTGCAGAAGCTTTATATTCAGCAGTTTGCTTTTATTAAAAAGTACAAAATAGACAAGGCTTTCAAGAGTGAGCAGGAAATGTATGAGCAGGCATTGGAAGAAGTGAAGCGAGAAGGCGCTACGCCCAGCCTTTTCAATACTCCCGTGGTGAAAGATTCGCTTGCCGAAGTCGCTGTTACAGACTCCTTGCCGCAAGAGCTACCAGAGGGTTTCCCCTCTGACGGGAAAGAAAGCAGCTTGCTTGATGCACCCACAGAAACAAGAACCAGCAATCCTTTGCTGCAGGAATATCAACGCAGAGTGGCACCTATAGCCGATAAAGTGCAGGCAGAGACAGCACGCCTGTTGCTGAACTTCGACGGGCAGTTGCGTTTGTCGCGCGAGCTGGTCGCCCGCAATCGCCTGCTGATGATTATAGAAGGGGTGATTGTTTTGATTGTCCTGTTTGTGTTGATGCTTTTGGGAAGCCGCTGGGCTTATGTGCGCTTATCTTCTGGTTTGCGTCGCCTGCATCATTTCTTTGCTGAGTTGGCTCAGACGAATGTGCCCGCAACAGTGCCTGTTTCACAAGACGAGCTGGGGCGTTTGTGCGTTGATGGGATACAAATACGTGAAAACATGCAGATTATCCGAAATTTTGCCGAAGAGGTTGCCAAAGGGCACTTAGAAGCTGAGTTGGAAGGCTTGCCCGAAGGCGAGGTGGCGGTTTCCTTGAAGAAGATGCGGCAGGCGCTCATCGAGGTGGCTCAGCAAGAAAGAGAGCGCAGTTGGATAACCGAAGGCTTAAATCTCTTTGCCGATATATTGCGTCGTACCGACGACGTACAGGCGATGTACGATGAATTGATGCGTGAGCTGGTGCGTTATGTGGGCGCTCAACAAGCCGCTCTTTTCGTTTTGAAAAGCGAAGAAGACGAAGAGACGCACTTGGAACTGACCTCTTTTTACGCTTTTGACCGCAAACGCCTGATGAAAAAAGAGATAAGCAAAGGAGAAGGTTTGGTGGGGCAATGCTGGGTGGAAGGCAACACCATCTATTTACTGAAGGTGCCGGAGCAGTATGTAGAAATTAGTGGTGGCATGGGAAGTGAAAAGCCTCGCTCTTTGTTGATAGTACCCTTGAAAGCACGCGACAGAACCTTAGGGGTGTTGGAGCTGGCTTCTTTTCATCCGATGGGTGAAAAAGAGCGTCGTTTTGTCGAAGAGCTTGCAAGCGACATAGGCTCAACCCTCTTTTCGTTGCAAAGCGCCGAACAAACGCGCCGTCTGTTGGAAGAGTCGCGCCTCATTACCGAACAGATGCGCCTGCAGGAAGAAGAGTTGCAAAAGGAAATTAACCGTCTGGTAGGAGAAGTCAGACAACTGAAATATGAGAGCAAAGAATATCGCACCTTGCTGGATGCCATTCGTGAAAAAGCCATTGTGATGGAGTTTGACAGCAACGGCAACTTTATCTACGTAAACGAGCGTTTTTGTGAAATCACTGGCTTCGAGAAAGAGGACCTTCTCGGTAAGTCGCGCATGATATATGCGCCGGCAGACGCTGACCCCGCTGAATTTAACCTGCTGTGGTCACAGTTGAGCAGCGGTGTTTATCTGGAAAAAGAGCTCAAACGCTCCCGTAAAGACGGTACGCCTTTTTGGTTGCGCGCACAGTTGTTCCCTATCCATGACGAAAAAGGTGAATTCAAAAAAGTATTGTGTATAGCCACCGACATCACGGGTAAGGTGCAAAGCACGCAGCGCATGATGCGTTCGCAACAGGAGTTGAGTGCCAAGCAGCTTGCCTTTGAGCGCGCATGCATTAGTATAGAAACCGATAAACATTTTCATATTTTGGACATCAATGAGTATGCCTGTCGTTTGTTGGGCATTGAACGTGAGCAAGCATTGCATGCTCATCTCGATGAACTGGTGCTGGGGCGTCTTGATTTTGATGACCTCCTCCGCCGCCTTGAGCAAGATGAGGTAGTCAGTGGCGATGTACTGATGGCTGCCCAAGATTTTCAGTACAAATATGTGCGCTTGACTGCAGTGGCTGCCCGAAACATCAATCAAGAAATAGAGCACGTCTTTTTCATTGGTTTAGACTTGTCGGCAGATAAACACCGCGAGATAGATTTGCAAGCAAAAGTGGAAGCTCTCGAGAAAAAAGTTTATCGTTTAGAGCGAAATATTGAAGAGCTCAAACAGCTTTAG
- the aroB gene encoding 3-dehydroquinate synthase, translating to MNPLDLPLPYPVVVEDDISGSLSFFLSRQIYSQLFVLCDENTQRYCYPLLQEALPPHTLLCVPAGEEHKNLDTCREIWAQLTTHAADRSALLLNLGGGVLCDMGGFCAATYKRGIRFVHCPTTLLSQLDASIGGKVGIDFMDLKNHIGVFQNPIAVFIGSIFLNTLPQKEIIAGFAEHIKHLLIADADEWHKQLQANSLKATPDVIARSLGIKSAIVAADPHEKGLRKALNFGHTIGHAIESYCLQSHSPLLHGEAVALGIKAEAYISLQRQYITPQEYQQLATFIDTHYPKVLFSSKDIKAITQLCTQDKKNEGGKILCTLLGKIGHALVNEEVSGEEIEEAIQQVAINQIHSL from the coding sequence ATGAATCCACTTGATTTGCCATTGCCTTATCCTGTGGTTGTCGAAGACGATATAAGCGGTAGCCTCTCTTTTTTTCTAAGCCGGCAGATTTATTCCCAACTGTTTGTACTTTGCGATGAAAACACGCAGCGCTACTGCTACCCTCTCTTGCAAGAAGCACTGCCCCCTCATACTTTGCTGTGCGTTCCGGCAGGTGAAGAGCATAAAAACCTCGATACTTGCCGGGAAATATGGGCGCAACTGACAACGCATGCTGCTGACCGCTCTGCTCTGCTGCTTAACTTGGGAGGTGGCGTGTTGTGCGACATGGGTGGATTTTGTGCCGCTACTTACAAGCGCGGCATCCGCTTTGTGCACTGCCCCACTACGCTGCTCTCACAGTTGGATGCCAGCATCGGCGGCAAAGTGGGCATAGATTTCATGGACTTGAAAAACCACATCGGAGTATTTCAGAATCCCATCGCGGTGTTTATAGGCAGCATTTTTTTAAACACACTTCCTCAAAAGGAAATAATAGCCGGTTTTGCCGAACACATCAAACATCTTTTGATTGCCGACGCCGACGAATGGCATAAGCAGCTACAAGCAAATAGCCTAAAGGCAACGCCCGATGTCATAGCCCGTTCGCTTGGCATCAAGTCGGCAATTGTAGCCGCCGACCCTCATGAAAAAGGATTGCGCAAAGCCCTGAACTTCGGACACACCATAGGGCATGCCATAGAAAGCTATTGCCTGCAAAGCCATTCGCCTTTGTTGCACGGTGAAGCCGTAGCGTTGGGTATCAAAGCAGAAGCTTATATAAGCCTTCAAAGGCAATATATCACCCCGCAAGAATATCAGCAGCTTGCCACCTTCATCGACACCCATTACCCCAAGGTGTTGTTCAGCTCGAAAGACATAAAAGCCATCACCCAGCTGTGCACTCAAGACAAAAAAAATGAAGGTGGCAAAATTCTTTGTACCTTGTTGGGTAAAATAGGGCACGCACTGGTCAATGAGGAGGTATCCGGAGAGGAGATAGAAGAAGCCATCCAGCAAGTAGCTATCAATCAAATCCATAGTTTATGA
- the upp gene encoding uracil phosphoribosyltransferase produces MMSTLFVLSEQPSIAHHFLADVRSLEKQRDRRLFWESMERLGYLLAYELSKQLRYEWVTVTTPLGTKQHYCLSSPLVLGVILRAAIPLYEGVRRMFPEADTAFVGEYRKEGSEKKGAAGVEIEQFYAATPSLSGRTLILIDPMLATGKSIVTAYRALTDKGGTPQALHIISVIAARQGVEYVQKHLPGVHCWTADLDPALNDKAYIVPGLGDAGDLAFGEKL; encoded by the coding sequence ATGATGTCCACACTGTTTGTTTTGAGTGAACAGCCATCTATTGCCCATCACTTTTTGGCAGATGTACGCTCATTGGAAAAGCAACGAGACCGGCGTCTTTTTTGGGAGAGCATGGAACGCCTGGGCTATTTGCTGGCTTACGAGCTCTCTAAGCAACTTCGCTATGAGTGGGTCACCGTGACCACCCCCTTAGGTACCAAACAGCACTATTGCTTGTCGTCGCCTCTGGTGCTGGGAGTTATTTTAAGGGCGGCTATTCCTCTCTACGAAGGGGTGCGTCGTATGTTCCCCGAAGCCGATACCGCTTTTGTAGGGGAATATCGCAAAGAAGGAAGTGAAAAGAAAGGAGCAGCAGGGGTAGAAATAGAGCAGTTTTACGCTGCTACTCCTTCGCTTTCAGGGCGCACCCTCATTTTGATAGACCCCATGTTGGCTACTGGCAAGTCTATTGTAACGGCTTACCGTGCCCTGACAGACAAGGGAGGTACACCACAAGCCTTGCATATTATCTCGGTGATTGCGGCTCGTCAAGGGGTCGAGTATGTGCAAAAGCATCTGCCCGGCGTGCATTGCTGGACAGCAGACTTAGACCCTGCCCTGAATGATAAGGCATACATTGTACCCGGCTTGGGCGATGCCGGCGATTTGGCTTTTGGCGAGAAACTGTAA
- a CDS encoding SGNH/GDSL hydrolase family protein, whose translation MKKNILYIAIAAALGFTACQPEIDSPISKGSEIDLTKYVAVGNSLTAGYMDGGLYNEAIEASYPNLIAKQFKLVGGGDFVQAYFPEGKENGSGYFKITGFDSNGIPIVGTETNNLATTGQTLPGGAQLTAYSGPLPNNLGIPGIAVAHLQNAAYSQANPFFERLKPGTPTSYIDLVGEASPTFFTCWIGNNDVLGFVTSGGSGTITPSATFQANYQALIDKLTENGAKGIIADIPNVTSIPYVYAPNTLIRQQNGGNFPVIPIPNAATAAAFNAAYQAAGYSNPNFVAGNNFPVIVVDDPSTPTVIEVRKMNPSQDLLLYHFLNPANPTGYAGQIATGLGWMSDTDSDNVPDTPTPIADRDVLDQGELAQAIAAVTTFNTIIQQIASAKNIPVINSNSYLLQVLSGAGIEGVQVNGNPFSGGFFSIDQVHPTPKGYAILANIFLRRINQAYNANIPLIDINGMNPRGVKFP comes from the coding sequence ATGAAGAAGAACATATTATACATAGCCATAGCAGCTGCCTTGGGCTTTACTGCCTGCCAACCTGAAATAGACTCCCCCATCAGCAAAGGCAGCGAAATCGACCTGACCAAGTACGTAGCCGTAGGCAACTCGCTTACCGCAGGCTACATGGATGGAGGTCTTTATAACGAAGCCATCGAAGCTTCTTATCCTAACTTGATTGCTAAGCAATTCAAATTGGTAGGTGGGGGAGATTTTGTGCAAGCCTACTTCCCCGAAGGAAAAGAAAACGGCAGTGGTTACTTCAAAATAACTGGCTTCGACAGCAATGGCATACCAATCGTAGGAACAGAAACCAACAATTTGGCTACTACGGGTCAAACGTTGCCCGGTGGAGCACAACTTACCGCTTATAGCGGTCCGCTACCCAACAACTTGGGCATTCCGGGTATTGCAGTAGCCCACCTACAAAACGCAGCCTATAGCCAAGCCAATCCTTTCTTTGAACGTTTGAAGCCGGGAACGCCTACTTCTTATATTGACCTGGTAGGCGAGGCTTCGCCCACTTTCTTCACCTGCTGGATAGGCAACAACGACGTATTGGGCTTTGTAACCAGTGGTGGCAGTGGCACTATTACCCCTAGTGCTACCTTCCAAGCCAACTATCAAGCTTTAATTGACAAGCTCACAGAAAATGGAGCCAAGGGCATCATTGCCGACATACCCAACGTAACTTCTATCCCTTATGTGTATGCACCCAATACTTTAATTCGCCAGCAAAATGGGGGAAACTTCCCCGTCATCCCGATACCAAATGCAGCTACAGCTGCTGCCTTCAATGCTGCTTACCAAGCAGCTGGCTATAGCAACCCCAACTTCGTAGCAGGCAATAACTTTCCCGTGATAGTGGTGGACGACCCCAGTACTCCTACAGTAATAGAAGTACGTAAAATGAACCCATCTCAAGACTTACTACTTTATCACTTCCTAAACCCTGCCAACCCCACGGGCTATGCAGGTCAAATAGCCACGGGTCTCGGCTGGATGAGCGATACCGATAGCGACAACGTTCCAGACACTCCTACCCCTATTGCTGACAGAGACGTGTTGGACCAAGGCGAGCTTGCTCAAGCCATCGCTGCGGTAACTACCTTCAATACCATTATTCAACAAATTGCAAGTGCCAAGAACATTCCGGTAATAAATTCTAACTCTTATCTCTTACAAGTATTGAGTGGCGCAGGCATCGAGGGTGTACAAGTCAATGGCAATCCTTTCAGTGGTGGTTTCTTCTCTATAGACCAAGTGCACCCCACGCCTAAAGGATATGCCATCTTGGCAAATATTTTCTTGCGTCGTATCAATCAGGCTTACAATGCCAACATTCCTTTGATTGATATCAATGGAATGAATCCCAGAGGCGTAAAATTCCCCTAA
- a CDS encoding OsmC family protein, translating into MTQKTTLTASIGKEHYRVQLKARQHTFLADEPIESGGADSGPTPAEYILAALASCTAATLRMYADRKGFELDGIELELSIETEKGQPPVTHIYRQIKLLGKLDADQRQRLLEIAEKCPVHRILSNPIDIHTKLL; encoded by the coding sequence ATGACTCAAAAAACCACACTCACAGCTTCTATTGGGAAAGAACACTACCGCGTGCAACTTAAAGCGCGCCAACACACTTTTTTGGCAGATGAGCCCATAGAATCCGGCGGTGCCGACAGTGGACCTACACCGGCAGAATATATACTGGCAGCCTTGGCAAGCTGTACTGCCGCCACCCTGCGCATGTATGCCGACCGCAAGGGTTTCGAGCTCGATGGCATAGAGTTGGAATTATCGATAGAAACCGAAAAGGGGCAACCACCAGTAACGCACATCTACCGACAGATAAAGCTGCTGGGCAAATTGGATGCTGACCAACGGCAACGCCTGCTGGAAATAGCTGAAAAGTGCCCTGTACACCGTATTTTAAGCAATCCTATTGACATCCACACCAAGCTCCTGTAA
- the rbfA gene encoding 30S ribosome-binding factor RbfA: MNTRRQRRVAHLIQEEVADIFQNDTKGILPKALITVTHTEVTADLSIAKIYLSIYATQDKKEVLADIQEQAKWIRHQLALRIGKQIRIMPELRFLLDDTLEQAEKIEKILKSIEIPPEDKDYGLDAYKKLDDLEGAKDEEE; the protein is encoded by the coding sequence ATGAATACCAGAAGACAGCGTCGCGTGGCTCACCTTATCCAAGAAGAGGTAGCCGACATTTTTCAGAACGACACCAAAGGCATCCTTCCAAAAGCACTTATTACCGTCACACACACCGAAGTAACCGCCGACCTTTCCATTGCCAAAATATACTTGAGTATTTACGCAACACAAGACAAGAAGGAAGTATTGGCAGACATACAGGAGCAAGCCAAGTGGATACGTCATCAGTTGGCACTGCGCATTGGCAAACAGATACGCATCATGCCCGAATTGCGCTTTTTGTTAGATGATACCTTAGAACAAGCCGAAAAGATAGAAAAAATACTGAAGAGCATCGAAATCCCCCCTGAAGATAAAGATTACGGCTTGGACGCCTACAAAAAGTTGGATGACCTCGAAGGAGCAAAAGACGAAGAAGAATAA
- a CDS encoding nicotinate phosphoribosyltransferase has product MHTRLYKESLSLHTDFYQITMAYAYWKSGKAEQEAIFHLYFRKHPFQGGFTITCGLEDVIDYLQHFSFTDADLHYLATLTGNDGKPLFEEAFLNFLKNSCFSCDLMAVPEGSVVFPNEPLLRIQGPLWQCQILETPLLNIMNFQTLIATKAARIRLAAKEDPVLEFGLRRAQGIDGGFSASRAAYIGGCDGTSNVLAGKLLGIPVKGTHAHSWVMSFDSEAEAFQAYAQAMPNNCILLVDTYDTIEGVKKAIQVGQALRARGYELAGIRLDSGDLAYLSIEARKLLDDAGFHNTKIVASNDLDEHIVESLKQQGARIDIWGIGTKLVTAFDQPALGGVYKIAALKDTQTGKWEYKIKLSEQSVKVSIPGKLQVKRFYDASRGLYVGDMIYDELNPPTGNSFTIVDPQDPIRRKRLSNEAFESKDLLIPIFEKGKLIYDPPTLKSIRHHRQSELDKLHSSIKRFVNPHLYPAGLEKSLYHLREDLIEQLRPH; this is encoded by the coding sequence ATGCATACACGTCTTTACAAGGAATCGTTGAGCCTGCATACCGACTTCTACCAAATCACGATGGCTTACGCCTACTGGAAAAGCGGCAAAGCAGAGCAAGAAGCTATTTTTCATCTTTATTTTCGCAAACATCCCTTTCAGGGTGGATTTACCATAACATGCGGTTTAGAAGACGTCATAGATTACCTGCAGCATTTCTCTTTTACCGATGCCGACCTACACTATTTGGCAACACTCACCGGCAACGACGGCAAACCTTTGTTTGAGGAGGCATTTTTGAATTTTCTAAAAAACAGCTGTTTCAGCTGCGACCTGATGGCGGTACCCGAAGGGAGCGTGGTTTTTCCCAATGAGCCTTTATTGCGCATACAAGGTCCTTTGTGGCAGTGCCAGATATTAGAAACGCCCCTGCTCAACATCATGAATTTTCAAACACTCATAGCCACTAAGGCAGCCCGCATCCGATTGGCAGCTAAGGAAGACCCAGTGTTGGAGTTTGGTCTGCGTCGTGCCCAAGGTATCGACGGGGGCTTTTCTGCTTCGCGCGCCGCCTATATTGGCGGGTGCGACGGCACCTCCAACGTGCTGGCAGGCAAGCTGCTGGGTATTCCTGTCAAAGGCACCCATGCCCACAGCTGGGTGATGTCGTTCGACAGCGAAGCAGAAGCCTTTCAAGCCTATGCGCAAGCCATGCCCAACAACTGCATTCTGCTGGTAGATACCTACGACACCATCGAAGGGGTGAAGAAAGCCATACAAGTAGGACAAGCACTGCGTGCCCGGGGCTACGAGTTGGCAGGCATACGCCTTGACTCCGGCGACTTAGCTTATTTGAGCATAGAAGCCCGCAAGCTGCTCGACGACGCCGGCTTCCACAATACCAAAATTGTAGCCAGTAACGATTTAGACGAGCACATAGTCGAGAGTCTCAAACAACAGGGGGCACGCATCGACATATGGGGCATTGGCACCAAGCTGGTTACAGCCTTTGACCAACCTGCTTTGGGTGGCGTGTACAAAATAGCTGCGCTGAAAGATACCCAAACAGGCAAATGGGAATATAAAATCAAGCTATCGGAGCAAAGCGTCAAGGTGTCAATACCCGGCAAGCTGCAGGTCAAGCGCTTCTACGATGCCTCGCGCGGGCTTTATGTGGGCGACATGATTTATGATGAACTGAACCCACCCACAGGCAACAGCTTCACCATAGTAGACCCCCAAGACCCCATCCGACGCAAACGCCTTTCAAACGAAGCCTTCGAAAGCAAAGATTTGCTAATACCGATATTTGAAAAAGGCAAACTGATATATGACCCACCTACCTTGAAAAGCATTCGCCACCACAGGCAAAGCGAACTCGATAAGTTGCACAGCAGCATCAAGCGTTTTGTAAATCCACACCTTTACCCTGCGGGCTTGGAAAAAAGTCTCTATCACTTACGCGAAGACCTCATAGAGCAACTACGCCCACATTAG
- a CDS encoding class I SAM-dependent methyltransferase, translating to MRYNPVKQRISDTFQHRPFLRKLLFGLLRMILLRVWYVRRAIRQWAKHRKGQPQHILDAGAGLGQHAFYLASRCKDWSVLAVDVNVTDICRNNRLFDCEKYPNLYFKTADLLTFSQPDAFDLVLAIDVLEYIEQDEVVLRNFYTSLRPDGMLLVYVPSLMSLREGKNNKPFCEEQVRAGYSKEELCNKLRAAGFRHIKVRYVYAKPGIWSWRLSVKLPMQWLNYTKKAAFFLPLYYLLVYPVCVVLNYLDMWGNHEEGEAILAMAFK from the coding sequence ATGCGTTACAATCCTGTAAAACAACGAATCAGCGATACCTTCCAGCATCGTCCTTTTTTGCGAAAGCTGCTGTTTGGTCTTTTACGCATGATTTTGTTGCGGGTGTGGTATGTGCGCCGGGCTATCCGTCAGTGGGCAAAGCACAGGAAAGGGCAGCCGCAACATATTTTGGATGCAGGCGCTGGCTTGGGGCAACACGCCTTTTACTTGGCAAGCCGCTGTAAAGACTGGAGTGTGCTGGCGGTGGATGTCAACGTTACTGATATTTGCAGAAACAACCGCCTCTTTGACTGCGAGAAATACCCGAACCTGTATTTCAAAACAGCCGACTTGCTCACCTTCTCGCAGCCCGATGCCTTCGACTTGGTGTTGGCTATCGACGTGCTCGAATACATAGAACAAGACGAGGTGGTGCTTCGCAACTTTTACACCTCCTTGCGCCCCGATGGCATGTTGCTGGTATATGTGCCCTCTCTGATGTCTTTGCGTGAAGGCAAGAACAATAAACCGTTCTGCGAAGAGCAGGTGCGTGCTGGTTATAGCAAAGAAGAGCTATGCAACAAACTACGAGCTGCCGGCTTCCGCCATATCAAAGTCCGTTATGTCTATGCTAAGCCGGGCATTTGGTCGTGGCGCCTATCGGTGAAACTCCCCATGCAGTGGCTCAATTATACCAAAAAAGCAGCTTTTTTCCTGCCTCTATACTACTTGCTGGTTTATCCGGTGTGCGTGGTATTGAACTATCTTGATATGTGGGGCAACCATGAAGAAGGTGAAGCCATCTTGGCAATGGCATTCAAATAA
- a CDS encoding bifunctional 3-deoxy-7-phosphoheptulonate synthase/chorismate mutase type II has protein sequence MSVQLDIADLKTWLPHQGPLVIAGPCSAETEEQLFETCLKLKEVGVHALRAGIWKPRTRPGSFEGHGAKALPWVQAVKKATGLPFCIEVATPQHIELALKHEVDVLWIGARTTVNPFNVQDIADALRGVDVPVMIKNPVNPDLKLWLGAIERLHGAGIRKMAVIHRGFSTYEESKYRNPPMWQIPIELKRLLPNMPLICDPSHIAGRRDLLLRIVQKALDLNYEGMMIEVHRNPKEAWSDAEQQITPYSLRELLQRLELRHPNIEDPLDANILESLRQKIDNIDYEIVELLAKRMDIVEQIGEYKKEKGITIFQLERWNQVFHSRSEWAKQNDLNTELIAEIYKLIHVESIRIQTEVMQKPSKDEARP, from the coding sequence ATGAGTGTACAACTTGACATTGCCGACTTAAAAACATGGCTCCCACATCAAGGACCCTTGGTTATTGCCGGTCCCTGTAGTGCCGAAACCGAAGAGCAGCTTTTTGAAACCTGCCTCAAATTGAAAGAGGTAGGCGTGCATGCCCTACGCGCAGGCATATGGAAACCACGCACACGCCCGGGCTCTTTCGAAGGGCACGGCGCCAAAGCCTTGCCTTGGGTGCAAGCCGTAAAAAAAGCCACAGGGCTGCCTTTCTGCATAGAAGTAGCCACCCCTCAGCACATAGAACTGGCACTTAAACACGAAGTAGATGTTTTGTGGATAGGCGCCCGCACTACGGTCAACCCTTTCAACGTGCAAGACATTGCCGATGCCCTGCGTGGAGTAGATGTACCTGTGATGATAAAAAATCCTGTAAACCCAGACCTTAAATTGTGGTTAGGCGCCATAGAGCGCCTACATGGGGCGGGCATCCGTAAGATGGCTGTGATTCACCGGGGCTTTTCTACCTATGAAGAAAGCAAATACCGCAACCCGCCCATGTGGCAGATACCCATTGAGCTGAAACGCCTGTTGCCCAACATGCCGCTTATCTGCGACCCGAGCCACATAGCCGGACGGCGCGATCTGCTATTGCGTATCGTGCAGAAAGCATTGGACTTGAACTACGAGGGCATGATGATTGAGGTGCATCGCAATCCGAAAGAAGCGTGGAGTGATGCTGAGCAACAAATCACCCCTTACAGCCTGCGCGAACTACTGCAACGGCTCGAGCTGCGCCACCCCAACATAGAAGACCCCTTAGATGCCAATATATTGGAAAGTCTGCGTCAAAAAATAGACAACATAGACTACGAAATAGTGGAGCTGCTTGCCAAACGTATGGACATTGTAGAACAGATTGGAGAGTACAAAAAAGAAAAGGGCATTACCATCTTCCAACTTGAACGCTGGAACCAAGTCTTCCACAGCCGCTCCGAGTGGGCAAAACAAAACGACTTGAATACCGAGTTGATAGCAGAAATCTACAAGCTGATTCACGTGGAATCTATACGCATACAAACAGAAGTCATGCAAAAGCCAAGCAAAGACGAAGCCCGACCATGA